Proteins encoded in a region of the Scrofimicrobium sp. R131 genome:
- a CDS encoding NADPH:quinone reductase — MTKEMRAAYIEQYGGPEQIQVGRRPVPKVGPTDILLRVLAAPVNHIDTIIRAGRYRTSTPFPFTVGRDAVGEVVEVGAGVNSIRVGDLAWTNSLGYQGRQGSFSEFALVPQERIFPVPAGVDPVQVVALAHAASTAFLGLSELRAGATVLIGGAGGAVGSAAVQLAVAAGAKVVATCSPVDFDWVRSLGAGAVYDYHQPALADSLRRDWGDACQLYWDTSGHHNLAAAFELMAPGGEVLIAAGLEAAAELPIGPFYLRGLRLRGFTMSGAGVDDLARAATRTNQLLTEGRLRARIGCRLDLSEAATAHRLLAAGTVRGKILVEP; from the coding sequence ATGACCAAAGAGATGCGCGCCGCCTACATTGAGCAGTACGGTGGCCCGGAGCAAATTCAGGTGGGCCGGCGCCCGGTGCCCAAAGTGGGCCCAACCGACATTCTTTTGCGGGTTTTGGCCGCGCCGGTGAACCACATTGACACCATTATTCGAGCGGGCCGCTACCGGACGTCGACCCCGTTCCCGTTCACGGTGGGCCGGGACGCGGTCGGCGAGGTGGTCGAGGTGGGCGCGGGGGTGAACTCGATCCGGGTGGGGGATCTGGCCTGGACCAACTCGCTGGGCTATCAGGGCCGGCAGGGATCGTTCTCAGAATTTGCGCTGGTGCCACAGGAACGCATCTTTCCGGTTCCGGCCGGGGTCGACCCGGTGCAGGTGGTGGCCTTAGCTCACGCGGCTTCGACCGCCTTCCTGGGCCTGTCTGAGCTCCGCGCGGGTGCCACCGTCCTGATTGGCGGCGCGGGCGGCGCCGTCGGGAGCGCCGCGGTTCAACTGGCGGTCGCGGCCGGGGCAAAAGTGGTGGCCACCTGCTCTCCGGTGGATTTCGATTGGGTCCGCTCCCTCGGTGCCGGCGCGGTATATGACTACCACCAACCGGCCCTAGCCGACAGTTTGCGCCGGGATTGGGGCGACGCCTGCCAGCTCTACTGGGACACCAGCGGTCACCACAATCTGGCCGCCGCCTTTGAGCTGATGGCCCCGGGGGGAGAAGTGTTGATTGCGGCTGGGCTGGAGGCTGCTGCCGAGCTGCCGATCGGGCCCTTCTACCTGCGAGGGCTCCGCCTGCGGGGGTTCACCATGAGCGGGGCCGGGGTGGACGACCTGGCGCGCGCCGCCACCCGGACCAACCAGTTGCTCACCGAGGGACGTCTGCGAGCCCGGATTGGTTGTCGTCTGGACCTGTCCGAGGCCGCCACTGCCCACCGGCTACTAGCAGCGGGCACAGTCCGAGGAAAGATCCTGGTCGAGCCTTAG